The Astatotilapia calliptera chromosome 2, fAstCal1.2, whole genome shotgun sequence genome includes a window with the following:
- the il12ba gene encoding interleukin 12Ba precursor has translation MKWFAFSIICAVFQISYQNPKHWTLLPNILVLEVDGTLAEQNLLCMESPEELIGSANQSQEIFWKKNGIDQAQRGNSYRVQLEESLGGGNYTCHSEDGSLLNHTIVLIKEDKSKRRKILVKTDEDYLKCTAQNYSGEFYCSWTWHSSRSGRVAFIKAHRVPDSNAKCSVDTSGQWTCSSGYGNFSCTLSDNRISCLDKQHCPYAEESKQICVTVFVLSQHFLLEEYFQRFYLSEIVKPDKVEIAQVNTTVIQWSYPSSWSSPYSYFPLTFQIAQLKDGCESCDNPCNNYQALTLHSTDTFQFKVKQRAKAVCVRAKDAFSFSQWSEWSHKRLRNHRKKRNKHLNKRI, from the exons aTGAAGTGGTTTGCTTTCAGCATCATCTGTGCAGTTTTCCAAATCAGTTACCAGAATCCAAAGCACTGGACTCTGTTGCCCAACA TTCTGGTTTTGGAGGTGGATGGCACTTTGGCTGAGCAGAACCTGTTGTGTATGGAGTCGCCAGAGGAGCTCATTGGGAGTGCCAACCAGAGCCAAGAAATCTTTTGGAAGAAGAATGGAATAGATCAAGCTCAGAGGGGAAACTCATATCGAGTGCAGCTAGAGGAAAGCTTAGGGGGGGGCAACTACACCTGCCACAGTGAGGATGGATCTCTTCTCAATCATACTATTGTTCTCATCAAAGAAGATAAGAGCAAAAGGCGGAAGATACTAGTGAAAACTGACGAAG ATTATCTCAAGTGCACGGCTCAAAATTACAGCGGCGAGTTCTACTGCTCCTGGACCTGGCACAGCAGCCGCAGTGGCAGAGTAGCATTTATCAAAGCTCATCG TGTTCCTGACAGCAACGCAAAGTGCTCTGTCGATACCAGCGGCCAGTGGACGTGCTCCTCAGGTTACGGCAACTTCAGCTGTACCTTGAGCGACAACAGGATCTCCTGCCTGGACAAACAGCATTGCCCTTACGCCGAGGAGAGCAAGCAGATCTGCGTCACTGTGTTCGTGTTGAGCCAGCACTTTCTGTTGGAGGAATATTTTCAGCGCTTTTACTTGTCAGAGATTG TGAAACCTGACAAGGTGGAGATTGCTCAAGTCAACACCACAGTGATACAGTGGAGTTACCCAAGCTCCTGGAGCAGCCCCTACTCCTACTTCCCTCTCACCTTCCAGATTGCACAGCTCAAGGATGGTTGTGAGAGCTGTGACAACCCTTGCAACAACTATCAA gctTTGACACTCCACTCTACAGACACTTTTCAGTTCAAAGTGAAGCAAAGGGCTAAGGCTGTGTGCGTCAGAGCAAAAGatgctttctctttctcacaATGGAGCGAGTGGAGCCATAAAAG GCTGAGGAACCACAGGAAGAAGAGGAACAAGCACCTGAACAAACGAATATAA